The following coding sequences lie in one Arachis ipaensis cultivar K30076 chromosome B05, Araip1.1, whole genome shotgun sequence genomic window:
- the LOC107643422 gene encoding LEAF RUST 10 DISEASE-RESISTANCE LOCUS RECEPTOR-LIKE PROTEIN KINASE-like 1.5, producing MNPHLHVSSISVFYFFFFFSFFCTPTTSHTACSSTKTPCPPFAPTLPLPFPFSSSPGCGHPSFQLHCSTPHSFISINNLTFSILTYKPNTSSIILSPHNNNTSCPSTHFLSIPNQPINLSASPFRVPDASCARLFFLHPCSPPTNCNRCSWQCNLIKNPNLLLPDCGSMHRSASDSEPTCQTDPLGYLDKMLSFSGIELQWDQSQDPYFTSCKQCRGFCGFNTSDPNKNFICFHSESTISPPWIPKGKFIKANRTAVLTLAVALTTLLIVVSIVAFIKRNAGAWKQPFSEEDPTAVFLRNNRSLLPPVFTYEELESSTNGFDPKRKIGDGGFGSVYLGQLRDGRFVAVKHLHQHHNAAAGKAFSSKSFCNEILILSSINHPNLVKLHGYCSDPKGLLLVYDYVPNGTLADHLHGRNNRKVHLKWQVRLEMALQIAMAMEYLHFAVMPPVVHRDITTSNIFVEKDMRVKVGDFGLSRLLVLQDKTASSAGSTTTTGNNGCVWTGPQGTPGYLDPDYHRSFRLTEKSDVYSFGVVLLELISGLKAVDAKRDKREMALADMVVSRIQMGQLDEVVDPVLAADKKAVGDAVAAVAELAFRCVAAEKDDRPDSKEVVQELRRVRGRADVARE from the exons ATGAATCCCCACCTCCATGTCTCCTCCATTTCCGTCTtctactttttcttcttcttcagcttcttCTGCACACCAACAACTTCCCACACGGCTTGCTCATCCACAAAAACACCATGCCCTCCATTCGCTCCCACCCTACCCTTACCCTTCCCATTCTCCTCTTCCCCAGGCTGCGGCCACCCTTCCTTCCAACTCCACTGCTCCACCCCCCACTCCTTCATCTCCATCAACAACCTAACCTTCTCCATCCTCACCTACAAACCCAACACTTCCTCCATTATCCTCTCCCCTCACAACAACAATACATCATGCCCTTCAACCCACTTCCTCTCCATTCCCAACCAACCCATTAACCTTTCCGCCTCTCCTTTCAGAGTCCCAGACGCTTCATGTGCCCGCCTATTCTTTCTCCACCCATGTTCCCCTCCAACAAACTGTAACCGCTGCTCCTGGCAATGCAACCTCATCAAAAACCCGAACCTGCTCCTCCCTGACTGCGGATCCATGCATCGCTCAGCTTCGGACTCCGAACCTACCTGCCAAACCGACCCCTTAGGATACCTCGACAAGATGCTATCTTTCTCCGGGATCGAACTCCAATGGGACCAATCTCAAGACCCTTACTTCACCAGCTGCAAACAATGCCGAGGCTTCTGCGGATTCAATACTTCCGACCCCAACAAGAACTTCATCTGCTTCCATTCTGAGTCCACCATCTCGCCGCCGTGGATCCCCAAGGGCAAGTTCATCAAGGCCAACAGAACCGCTGTGTTGACCCTCGCTGTTGCGTTGACCACACTGTTAATCGTTGTGTCAATTGTTGCGTTTATCAAGAGGAATGCTGGTGCGTGGAAACAGCCATTCTCAGAGGAAGATCCAACCGCCGTGTTTCTCCGCAACAACCGCAGCCTCCTCCCTCCGGTATTCACCTACGAGGAGCTCGAGTCCTCCACGAATGGATTTGACCCCAAGCGCAAGATCGGCGACGGCGGGTTCGGCTCCGTCTACCTCGGCCAACTCCGCGACGGGAGATTCGTCGCCGTGAAACACCTCCACCAACACCACAATGCCGCTGCCGGAAAAGCGTTCTCCTCCAAGTCCTTCTGCAACGAGATCCTCATCCTCTCTAGCATAAACCACCCCAACCTCGTGAAGCTCCATGGCTACTGCAGTGACCCGAAAGGGTTGCTTCTGGTCTACGACTACGTCCCTAACGGCACCCTCGCCGACCATCTCCATGGCCGTAATAACAGAAAAGTACATCTAAAATGGCAG GTAAGGTTGGAGATGGCGCTGCAAATTGCAATGGCAATGGAGTACCTTCACTTTGCGGTGATGCCACCGGTGGTTCATAGGGATATAACTACTTCCAATATCTTTGTGGAGAAGGATATGAGGGTAAAGGTCGGTGACTTTGGTCTCTCGAGGCTTCTGGTGTTGCAAGATAAAACGGCGTCGTCGGCGGGCTCAACGACAACGACCGGGAACAACGGGTGCGTGTGGACGGGGCCGCAAGGTACGCCAGGGTATTTGGACCCGGACTACCACCGGTCCTTCCGGTTAACCGAGAAGAGTGACGTGTACAGTTTTGGCGTTGTGCTTCTTGAACTGATTTCGGGGCTGAAGGCGGTGGATGCAAAGAGGGACAAGAGAGAGATGGCGCTAGCAGACATGGTGGTTTCGAGGATCCAGATGGGACAGCTTGACGAGGTGGTGGACCCCGTTCTTGCGGCGGATAAGAAGGCCGTGGGTGACGCTGTTGCCGCCGTGGCGGAGCTGGCGTTCCGATGCGTGGCCGCGGAGAAGGATGACCGGCCCGATTCGAAGGAGGTTGTGCAGGAGCTAAGAAGAGTGAGAGGCCGTGCTGACGTGGCAAGGGAGTGA